Proteins encoded in a region of the Odocoileus virginianus isolate 20LAN1187 ecotype Illinois chromosome 9, Ovbor_1.2, whole genome shotgun sequence genome:
- the LOC110145842 gene encoding large ribosomal subunit protein uL11-like: MPPKFDPNEIKVVYLRCSSGEVSAMSALAPKIGPLGLSPKKVGDDIAKATGDWKGLRITVKLTIQNRQAQIEVVHSALIIKALKEPPRDRKKQKNIKHSGNITFDEIVNIARQMRHPSLARELSGTIKEILGTTQSVGCNVDGRHPHDIIDDINSGAVECPAS, encoded by the coding sequence ATGCCGCCTAAGTTCGACCCCAACGAGATCAAAGTCGTATACCTGAGGTGCTCTAGTGGGGAAGTCAGTGCCATGTCTGCCCTGGCCCCCAAGATTGGCCCCTTGGGCCTGTCTCCAAAAAAGGTCGGTGATGACATCGCCAAGGCAACTGGTGATTGGAAGGGTCTGAGGATTACAGTGAAACTGACCATTCAGAACAGACAAGCCCAGATTGAGGTGGTACATTCTGCCCTGATCATCAAAGCCCTCAAGGAACCACCAAGggacagaaagaagcagaaaaacattaAGCACAGTGGAAACATCACTTTTGATGAGATCGTCAACATTGCCCGGCAGATGCGGCATCCGTCTCTAGCTAGAGAACTTTCTGGAACCATTAAAGAGATCCTGGGGACCACCCAGTCTGTGGGCTGCAATGTTGATGGCCGCCACCCTCATGACATCATAGATGATATCAACAGTGGTGCGGTGGAGTGCCCAGCTAGTTAA